The following are from one region of the Hyphomicrobiales bacterium genome:
- a CDS encoding transposase: protein MGAIQEIFRRHGPAYRTEFGEMMPVSHARVIEAIIDCRSAASGSILYQCEDCGEPQVAARCCGNRHCPVCQQGKAEQWLCRQLERRSPTPYFMLTFTVPASLREFLRRHPREGYAALFAASAGAIKTLAADDKHLGADTPGFFGVLHTWGRQLQYHPHIHYVVPGGGFDSHDGRWHAADRGFYLPVRALSPIFRAKFRDAMADAGLLAEIDACVWAVNWNVNCQPVGDAQASLQYLSRYVFKVGISEGRIVRADDAQVVFRYRKAGSSRQRTMALAPAEFIRRFLQHVLPTGFMKVRYFGFLSPSFSMPIEEVKGRIELARGFALRAPPEAPAEVSGATSAMCCPHCGGRLRWCSVVLPRPLGSRALLRPNVADNKPLGATAVCASG from the coding sequence ATGGGCGCCATTCAGGAGATCTTCCGCCGGCATGGGCCGGCGTATCGGACCGAGTTCGGCGAAATGATGCCGGTGTCCCACGCGCGGGTGATCGAGGCGATCATCGACTGCCGCAGTGCGGCCTCCGGTTCGATCCTGTATCAGTGCGAGGACTGCGGCGAGCCGCAGGTGGCCGCGCGCTGCTGCGGCAACCGCCACTGTCCGGTGTGCCAGCAGGGCAAGGCCGAGCAGTGGCTCTGTCGCCAACTCGAACGCCGGTCGCCAACGCCGTACTTCATGCTGACTTTCACCGTGCCGGCCAGCTTGCGCGAGTTTCTGCGCCGCCATCCGCGTGAAGGCTATGCGGCGCTGTTCGCGGCCTCCGCCGGAGCGATCAAGACCCTGGCCGCCGATGACAAGCATCTGGGCGCCGACACGCCGGGTTTCTTCGGGGTGCTGCACACCTGGGGCCGGCAACTGCAGTACCACCCGCATATCCACTACGTGGTGCCTGGCGGCGGCTTCGATAGTCACGACGGCCGCTGGCATGCGGCCGATCGCGGTTTCTATCTGCCGGTGCGCGCCCTCTCGCCGATCTTTCGGGCGAAGTTCCGCGACGCCATGGCCGACGCCGGCCTCCTGGCCGAGATCGACGCCTGCGTCTGGGCGGTCAATTGGAACGTCAATTGCCAGCCGGTGGGCGATGCGCAGGCGAGCCTCCAGTATCTCTCCCGCTATGTCTTCAAGGTCGGCATCTCGGAGGGCAGAATCGTGCGCGCCGATGATGCGCAGGTGGTGTTTCGCTACCGCAAGGCAGGGAGCTCCCGCCAGCGCACCATGGCGCTCGCGCCTGCCGAGTTCATCCGGCGCTTTCTCCAGCACGTGTTGCCCACCGGGTTCATGAAGGTGCGCTACTTCGGCTTTCTGTCGCCGAGTTTCTCGATGCCGATCGAGGAGGTGAAGGGGCGCATCGAGTTGGCGCGGGGCTTCGCGCTGAGAGCCCCGCCGGAGGCCCCCGCCGAAGTCTCGGGGGCGACCAGCGCGATGTGTTGTCCGCATTGCGGTGGGAGGCTGCGCTGGTGCTCCGTCGTGTTGCCCCGACCGCTGGGCAGTCGCGCATTGTTGCGTCCGAACGTGGCCGACAACAAGCCCCTTGGGGCCACTGCGGTTTGCGCATCGGGATAG